In one Rhea pennata isolate bPtePen1 chromosome 17, bPtePen1.pri, whole genome shotgun sequence genomic region, the following are encoded:
- the OAS1 gene encoding 2'-5'-oligoadenylate synthase 1 isoform X2, with product MELYETPSRQLDKFIDEKLQPNSVYLEQLSHAVHTICEFLRDNCFAGTSSPRTRVLKVVKGGSAGKGTALKKSSDADLVVFLDCFKNYKDQEEKRTEIIHEIRSRLVECQQQKRFEVEFEVNSWSKPRVLSFQLSSRTLSESVTFDVLPAYDALHHLVSGYKVSPTVYIQLIQQCSQGGEFSTCFTELQRDFIISRPTKVKSLIRLVKHWYKEYIRPHKKALRDGEALPPKYALELLTVYAWEWGSGEAKFSMAEAFRTVLELLKQYEKLCVYWTVNYDFENATLNNYLSQQLSKRPVILDPADPTNVVGKGSRWDVVAKEAANCCRQQCCLRGDGMAVQPWDVPPEQVRWKSKGMQK from the exons ATGGAGCTCTACGAGACCCCATCACGGCAGCTGGACAAGTTCATCGATGAGAAGCTGCAGCCTAACAGCGTATACCTGGAGCAACTAAGCCACGCTGTGCACACTATCTGCGAGTTCCTGCGGGACAACTGTTTTGCAGGAACATCTTCACCTAGAACGCGGGTCCTCAAGGTTGTCAAG GGTGGCTCTGCAGGCAAAGGCACGGCCCTCAAAAAGAGCTCTGATGCTGATCTCGTGGTGTTTCTCGACTGCTTCAAGAACTATAAGGACCAGGAGGAAAAACGGACAGAAATCATCCATGAGATTCGAAGCAGGCTGGTGGAGTGCCAGCAGCAGAAGCGTTTTGAGGTGGAGTTTGAAGTGAATAGTTGGTCAAAGCCCCGTGTGCTGAGCTTCCAGCTGAGCTCCAGGACACTCTCTGAGTCTGTCACCTTCGATGTGCTGCCAGCCTATGACGCGCTAC ACCACCTTGTCTCTGGCTACAAGGTCAGCCCCACAGTTTACATCCAGCTTATCCAGCAGTGCAGTCAAGGGGGTGAATTCTCCACCTGCTTCACGGAGCTGCAACGAGACTTCATCATTAGCCGCCCCACCAAAGTGAAGAGCCTGATCCGCCTAGTAAAGCACTGGTACAAGGAG TACATCCGTCCGCACAAGAAGGCGTTGAGAGATGGTGAGGCCCTGCCACCGAAGTATGCTCTGGAGCTCCTGACAGTATACGCCTGGGAGTGGGGGAGTGGGGAAGCAAAGTTCAGCATGGCCGAGGCCTTCCGCACAGTGCTGGAGCTGCTAAAGCAGTATGAGAAGCTCTGTGTCTACTGGACTGTCAACTATGACTTCGAGAATGCAACTCTGAATAATTACCTGTCGCAGCAGCTCAGCAAAAG GCCCGTCATCCTCGACCCGGCTGACCCGACAAATGTTGTGGGCAAGGGGAGCCGCTGGGATGTGGTGGCGAAGGAAGCTGCAAATTGCTGTAGGCAGCAATGCTGCCTGCGCGGTGACGGAATGGCTGTGCAACCATGGGATGTGCCG CCTGAGCAAGTGCGCTGGAAAAGCAAGGGTATGCAGAAATAG
- the OAS1 gene encoding 2'-5'-oligoadenylate synthase 1 isoform X1, whose amino-acid sequence MELYETPSRQLDKFIDEKLQPNSVYLEQLSHAVHTICEFLRDNCFAGTSSPRTRVLKVVKGGSAGKGTALKKSSDADLVVFLDCFKNYKDQEEKRTEIIHEIRSRLVECQQQKRFEVEFEVNSWSKPRVLSFQLSSRTLSESVTFDVLPAYDALHHLVSGYKVSPTVYIQLIQQCSQGGEFSTCFTELQRDFIISRPTKVKSLIRLVKHWYKEYIRPHKKALRDGEALPPKYALELLTVYAWEWGSGEAKFSMAEAFRTVLELLKQYEKLCVYWTVNYDFENATLNNYLSQQLSKRPVILDPADPTNVVGKGSRWDVVAKEAANCCRQQCCLRGDGMAVQPWDVPVRQDLPKGQGAKTGVRAHWDKRDD is encoded by the exons ATGGAGCTCTACGAGACCCCATCACGGCAGCTGGACAAGTTCATCGATGAGAAGCTGCAGCCTAACAGCGTATACCTGGAGCAACTAAGCCACGCTGTGCACACTATCTGCGAGTTCCTGCGGGACAACTGTTTTGCAGGAACATCTTCACCTAGAACGCGGGTCCTCAAGGTTGTCAAG GGTGGCTCTGCAGGCAAAGGCACGGCCCTCAAAAAGAGCTCTGATGCTGATCTCGTGGTGTTTCTCGACTGCTTCAAGAACTATAAGGACCAGGAGGAAAAACGGACAGAAATCATCCATGAGATTCGAAGCAGGCTGGTGGAGTGCCAGCAGCAGAAGCGTTTTGAGGTGGAGTTTGAAGTGAATAGTTGGTCAAAGCCCCGTGTGCTGAGCTTCCAGCTGAGCTCCAGGACACTCTCTGAGTCTGTCACCTTCGATGTGCTGCCAGCCTATGACGCGCTAC ACCACCTTGTCTCTGGCTACAAGGTCAGCCCCACAGTTTACATCCAGCTTATCCAGCAGTGCAGTCAAGGGGGTGAATTCTCCACCTGCTTCACGGAGCTGCAACGAGACTTCATCATTAGCCGCCCCACCAAAGTGAAGAGCCTGATCCGCCTAGTAAAGCACTGGTACAAGGAG TACATCCGTCCGCACAAGAAGGCGTTGAGAGATGGTGAGGCCCTGCCACCGAAGTATGCTCTGGAGCTCCTGACAGTATACGCCTGGGAGTGGGGGAGTGGGGAAGCAAAGTTCAGCATGGCCGAGGCCTTCCGCACAGTGCTGGAGCTGCTAAAGCAGTATGAGAAGCTCTGTGTCTACTGGACTGTCAACTATGACTTCGAGAATGCAACTCTGAATAATTACCTGTCGCAGCAGCTCAGCAAAAG GCCCGTCATCCTCGACCCGGCTGACCCGACAAATGTTGTGGGCAAGGGGAGCCGCTGGGATGTGGTGGCGAAGGAAGCTGCAAATTGCTGTAGGCAGCAATGCTGCCTGCGCGGTGACGGAATGGCTGTGCAACCATGGGATGTGCCGGTGAGGCAGGACTTACCAAAAGGCCAGGGGGCTAAAACAGGGGTCAGAGCACACTGGGACAAGAGGGATGACTGA